A single window of Paenibacillus sp. FSL H8-0537 DNA harbors:
- a CDS encoding acetyl-CoA carboxylase carboxyltransferase subunit alpha — MAGELPFEKPLSDLREKIKTLETLAAGNGMDFSEEIARLEERCKQLEQEMYQELTPAQKMHVARHQQRPTTLDFIQAVFTDFIELHGDRLFADDLAIVGGLAKLNGVPVTIVGHQRGKDTRDNIARFFGSPHPEGFRKALRFMQQANKFNRPIITFIDTKGAYPGNTAEERGQSEAIARNLREMASFGVPIICVVIGEGGSGGALALGVGNRVLMLENAIYSAISPNGAASILWKDASKADQAAEAMKITAKDLLAFEVIEDIVEEPQGGAHRDLAFTAEHLKAKLWSHLQELRAMTPEELKEDRYSKFRKIGKFQIAQQTLAEEQQTAELADEPTEAAAASGEPSTEKAVQPESAQV, encoded by the coding sequence ATGGCGGGTGAGCTTCCGTTCGAGAAACCGCTCAGTGATTTAAGAGAAAAGATAAAAACGCTGGAAACGCTCGCGGCTGGCAATGGCATGGATTTTTCCGAGGAAATTGCCCGGCTTGAGGAGCGCTGCAAGCAGCTGGAACAGGAAATGTACCAGGAGCTGACCCCCGCGCAAAAAATGCATGTAGCGCGCCATCAACAGCGTCCCACGACGCTGGATTTCATTCAGGCGGTGTTTACCGATTTCATCGAGCTGCATGGCGACCGCCTGTTTGCCGATGATTTGGCTATCGTAGGCGGACTTGCCAAGCTGAACGGCGTACCGGTAACGATTGTCGGACACCAGCGCGGCAAGGATACGCGCGATAACATCGCCCGTTTCTTCGGAAGTCCCCACCCGGAAGGTTTTCGCAAGGCGCTGCGCTTCATGCAGCAAGCCAATAAATTTAACCGTCCGATTATTACTTTTATTGATACGAAAGGCGCTTATCCTGGCAATACTGCTGAGGAACGGGGCCAATCGGAAGCAATTGCCCGTAATTTGCGGGAGATGGCTAGTTTCGGCGTACCGATCATTTGCGTCGTTATTGGCGAAGGTGGCAGCGGTGGCGCACTTGCGCTTGGCGTAGGCAACCGGGTGCTGATGCTGGAAAATGCGATCTATTCTGCGATTTCGCCGAATGGAGCAGCCTCGATTCTCTGGAAGGATGCATCGAAAGCTGATCAGGCCGCAGAAGCGATGAAGATTACAGCCAAGGATTTACTCGCGTTTGAAGTCATCGAGGACATTGTAGAGGAGCCGCAGGGTGGTGCGCATCGTGATCTGGCTTTTACAGCAGAGCACTTGAAAGCCAAGCTGTGGAGCCATTTGCAGGAGCTTCGCGCCATGACTCCGGAAGAGCTGAAAGAAGACCGCTACAGCAAATTCCGCAAAATCGGCAAGTTCCAGATTGCCCAGCAGACGCTGGCAGAAGAGCAGCAAACCGCTGAGCTGGCGGACGAGCCTACCGAGGCTGCGGCAGCAAGCGGAGAACCAAGCACCGAGAAAGCAGTGCAGCCGGAATCGGCGCAGGTATAG
- the pyk gene encoding pyruvate kinase — MRKTKIVCTIGPSSESLENTKKLILAGMNVARLNFSHGDFEEHGNRIKNIRQANIELGKTTAILLDTKGPEIRLGKLKEEPIELVQGEKIALTTEEILGDVTRIPITYTDLPNDVSVGSTILIDDGLIGLTVEDVQGTEIICRIVNSGQIKSKKGVNVPGVNISLPGITEKDANDIVFGIEQGVDFIAASFVRKASDVLEIRELLERHNAGHIQIISKIENQQGVDNLDEILEVSDGLMVARGDLGVEIPAEEVPLVQKSMIQKCNRAGKPVITATQMLDSMQRNPRPTRAEASDVANAIFDGTDAIMLSGETAAGKYPVESVQTMARIAERAESALEYREIFTKQANAQQTSVTEAISQAVANSAFDLKAKAIVTSTQSGFTSRMVSKYRPKAPIIAVTTEETVMRRLALVWGVIPVKGALVDSTDGLFENAVTGALSTGLLALGDTIVITAGVPVGRSGTTNLIKIHHIGELLANGQGIGSQTATGKIVVARTPEEAIAKTTQGSILVTVSTDKEYMPAFEKAAAVVTEQGGITSHAAVCGINLGIPVILGISNATTILEDGMEVTLYGETGVIYSGQSKSV; from the coding sequence ATGCGTAAAACAAAGATTGTATGTACAATCGGACCATCCAGCGAATCACTTGAAAACACGAAGAAGCTTATTCTAGCGGGCATGAACGTCGCTCGTCTGAACTTCTCCCATGGCGATTTTGAAGAGCACGGTAACCGCATCAAGAATATTCGTCAAGCAAATATCGAACTCGGCAAAACAACAGCCATTCTCCTTGATACGAAAGGTCCAGAAATTCGTCTGGGCAAATTGAAAGAAGAGCCAATTGAGCTGGTTCAAGGCGAGAAAATCGCTTTGACAACAGAAGAAATCCTTGGCGATGTAACGCGTATTCCGATTACGTATACGGATCTGCCTAACGACGTTTCGGTTGGTTCGACCATTTTGATCGATGACGGCCTCATTGGCTTGACGGTTGAAGATGTGCAAGGAACAGAAATCATTTGCCGCATCGTCAATAGCGGTCAAATTAAAAGCAAGAAGGGCGTTAACGTACCAGGCGTAAACATCTCGCTTCCTGGTATTACAGAGAAGGACGCTAATGACATCGTCTTCGGTATTGAGCAAGGCGTAGATTTCATCGCGGCTTCCTTCGTGCGTAAAGCAAGCGATGTTTTGGAAATTCGCGAGCTTCTGGAGCGCCACAATGCGGGCCATATCCAAATTATTTCTAAAATTGAGAACCAGCAGGGTGTAGACAACCTTGATGAAATTTTGGAAGTTTCCGACGGCCTGATGGTTGCCCGTGGCGACCTTGGCGTTGAAATTCCGGCAGAAGAAGTACCACTCGTACAAAAATCGATGATTCAAAAATGTAACCGCGCTGGCAAGCCCGTTATTACAGCAACACAAATGCTGGATTCGATGCAGCGCAACCCGCGTCCGACTCGTGCTGAGGCGAGTGACGTAGCGAATGCGATTTTCGACGGTACAGATGCAATCATGCTTTCTGGCGAAACAGCTGCTGGTAAATATCCAGTTGAATCGGTACAAACGATGGCCCGTATCGCTGAGCGTGCAGAATCGGCTCTTGAATACCGTGAAATTTTCACGAAACAAGCGAATGCACAGCAAACAAGCGTAACAGAAGCGATCTCCCAAGCGGTAGCTAATTCCGCATTTGATCTGAAAGCGAAAGCGATCGTTACTTCGACGCAAAGCGGCTTCACTTCCCGTATGGTATCCAAATACCGTCCGAAAGCGCCGATCATTGCGGTAACAACAGAAGAGACGGTTATGCGTCGCCTGGCACTTGTATGGGGCGTTATTCCGGTTAAAGGCGCCCTCGTTGATTCCACAGACGGTTTGTTCGAAAATGCAGTAACGGGTGCGCTCAGCACTGGCTTGCTTGCTCTTGGCGATACTATCGTTATTACTGCTGGTGTGCCAGTAGGTCGCTCTGGAACAACAAACCTGATCAAAATTCACCACATTGGCGAGCTTTTGGCAAATGGACAAGGTATCGGCAGCCAAACGGCTACTGGTAAAATAGTCGTTGCCCGCACGCCTGAAGAAGCGATTGCAAAAACAACACAGGGTTCGATTCTTGTAACCGTATCGACGGATAAAGAATATATGCCTGCATTCGAGAAAGCGGCTGCTGTTGTTACGGAGCAAGGCGGCATTACTAGCCATGCGGCTGTTTGCGGCATCAACCTTGGAATTCCAGTTATT